One part of the Pseudomonadota bacterium genome encodes these proteins:
- a CDS encoding flavodoxin-dependent (E)-4-hydroxy-3-methylbut-2-enyl-diphosphate synthase: protein MSIIRTRRKSVAVNVGGVGVGGDNPVRVQSMTNTDTADVDGTVKQILELYVAGSEIVRFTVKDDDGARAVPHIRDKVRAAGCSVPLVGDFHYNGHKLLTKFPECAEALDKYRINPGNVGSGKNHDNNFKMMIEVAAKHNRPVRIGVNGGSLDQALLQRLIEDDLAKGSPRGARQVFNDAMIASALDSAQMALDYGLRKDQIILSTKLSDINEMVATYRALAERCDYALHLGLTEAGIGDKGIVASSLALGLLLVDGIGDTIRVSLTPKPGDPRTREVVICQQILQTLGIRSFTPLVTACPGCGRTTSTLFQEIAVQTEEYLRRMMPEWKSRGYAGVEDMKVAVMGCVVNGPGEARGAHIGLSLPGTGESPAAPIYANGLHVATLKGEGIAEQFRAHLDAYVLDHYAPKETAAKA, encoded by the coding sequence ATGAGCATCATTCGCACCCGCAGAAAATCAGTCGCCGTCAACGTGGGCGGCGTGGGCGTGGGGGGAGACAACCCCGTTCGCGTCCAGAGCATGACCAACACCGACACGGCCGACGTCGACGGCACCGTCAAGCAGATCCTCGAGCTCTACGTGGCAGGCTCCGAGATTGTGCGCTTCACCGTGAAAGACGACGACGGCGCCCGTGCCGTGCCCCACATCCGCGACAAGGTGCGGGCCGCGGGCTGCTCGGTGCCGCTGGTGGGCGACTTCCACTACAACGGGCACAAGCTGCTCACGAAGTTCCCCGAGTGCGCCGAGGCCCTCGACAAGTACCGCATCAATCCAGGCAACGTGGGTTCGGGCAAGAACCACGACAACAACTTCAAGATGATGATCGAGGTGGCGGCGAAGCACAACCGTCCCGTGCGCATCGGCGTCAACGGCGGGTCGCTCGATCAGGCCCTGCTCCAGCGTCTCATCGAAGACGACCTGGCCAAGGGCAGCCCCCGCGGCGCCCGCCAGGTGTTCAACGACGCCATGATTGCCAGCGCTCTCGACTCGGCGCAGATGGCCCTCGACTACGGCCTGCGCAAGGACCAGATCATCTTGTCGACCAAGCTGAGCGACATCAACGAGATGGTGGCCACCTATCGCGCCCTCGCCGAGCGCTGCGACTACGCGCTGCACCTCGGCCTCACAGAGGCTGGAATCGGCGACAAGGGCATCGTTGCGTCGTCGCTGGCCCTGGGCCTGCTGCTTGTTGACGGCATCGGCGACACCATCCGCGTCTCGCTCACGCCCAAGCCCGGTGATCCGCGCACCCGCGAGGTGGTCATCTGCCAGCAGATCCTGCAGACCCTGGGCATCCGCTCGTTCACACCGCTGGTGACGGCCTGCCCCGGCTGCGGCCGCACCACGAGCACGCTCTTTCAGGAGATTGCGGTGCAGACCGAGGAGTACCTGCGCCGCATGATGCCGGAGTGGAAGTCCAGGGGCTATGCTGGCGTCGAGGACATGAAGGTGGCCGTCATGGGATGTGTCGTGAACGGGCCCGGCGAGGCCCGCGGGGCCCACATCGGCCTGTCGCTGCCGGGCACCGGCGAAAGCCCGGCCGCCCCCATCTACGCCAACGGCCTGCACGTAGCAACGCTGAAGGGCGAGGGCATCGCTGAGCAGTTCCGCGCCCATCTCGACGCCTACGTGCTTGACCACTACGCGCCGAAAGAAACGGCGGCGAAGGCCTGA